The DNA window CAGCGACTTCGGCGGGTTGAACCGGTCGCCGTACCTGGCCGCCAACTCCTTGGCGCGGGCGACAAACGCTTCCTTGCCCACTCCGAGGGCGCCCTGGTAGCCGACGATGAACTGCGCGCTGCCTCCGGTGTACGGCGGGAACCCGATGCCCATGATCGAACCGATGTTGGCGTCGGCCGTCGACGTGAGCACGCCCTCGTCGAGACACTTCTGGGTCTCCAGCGCCTCGGCGAACAACATGCGGTCGATCATGTCCTGGAACGGGATATCGGTGCTGCCGGAGTTGAAGGCCTCCGCCAGCCCCGGCCACAGACCGGTGCGCTTACCGTCGACGTATTCATAGAAGCCGGCACCCTTCAGTCGCGACGGCCGCTCGAGTTCGATCATCTTCTCGACGACGGCCTCGGCCGGGTGCGGCGTGTAGGTGCCGCCCTCGTCCTCGACACCCTTACGAGAGGCGACCGCGATCTTGTGCATCAGCTCGAGGTTGAGCTCGTCGGACAGCTGCAGCGGCGGCGCGGGATACCCGGCCTGGCTGCCTGCCTGCTCGATGCTGGCCGCCGCGACACCCTCGCCGAGCATGGCCAGCGCCTCGTTGACGAACGTGCCGATGACGCGGCTGGTGAAGAAGCCGCGGCTGTCGTTCACCACGATCGGCGTCTTGCCGATGGCCAGCGTGTAATCGAACACACGGGCCAGTGCCTCGTCAGAGGTCTTCTCGCCCTTGATGATCTCGACCAACGGCATCTTGTCGACGGGTGAGAAGAAGTGAATGCCGATGAAGTCCTCCTGGCGCTTCACGCCGGCCGCGAGACCGGTGATCGGCAGCGTGGAGGTGTTCGAGCCGAGCAGCGCGTTCGGCTCGACGATGTCCTCGATCTCCTGAAACACCTTGTGCTTCAGCTCAACCGACTCGAACACGGCCTCGATGACGAAGTCGACGCCCTTGAAGTCTGCGGCGTCGGCGGTCGGCGTGATCCGGGCCAGCAACGCGTCGGATTTCTCCTGCGTGGTCTTGCCCCGCTCGAGCGCCTTGGCTTCCAGCTTCTCCGAGTAGCCCTTACCCTTGTCGGCCGCTTCCTGCGAGACGTCCTTGAGGACGACGTCGAAACCGGCCTTGGCCGAGACATAGGCGATGCCTGCGCCCATCATGCCCGCGCCGAGCACGCCGATCTTCTTGATCTCCTGCTTGGCGATGCCGTCGGGCCGCGAACCGCCGCCGTTGATGTGTTGCAGGTCAAGGAAGAACGCCTGGATCATGTTCTTGGCGGTCTGGCCGGTGACCAGCGACGTGAAGTAGCGGCTTTCGATACGGCTGGCGGTGTCGAAGTCCACCTGCGCGCCCTCGACGGCCGCATCCAGGATGGCCCGCGGGGCGGGCATCGGCGCACCCTTGAGTTGCTTGCGCAGCAGCGCCGGGAACGACGGCAGGATGCCCGCCAGACCCGGGCTGCTCGGTGTGCCGCCGGGCATCTTGTAGCCCTTGGCATCCCACGGCTGGGTGTGGCTATCGGGGTTGGCTTTTATCCACGCCTTGGCGGCGGGCACCAATTCGTCGACGGTCGGCAGCACCTCGTCGACCAGACCGATGTCCTTCGCCTTGCCCGGCTTGAAGCGCGTGCCCTGGCTCAGCACCTCCATGAACGCCTGCTGGATACCGAACATGCGCACCGAGCGGGCGACGCCGCCGCCGCCGGGCAGCAGGCCCAGCGTCACCTCGGGGAAGCCGACGACCGCGCCGGGTACGTCGGCGATGATCCGGTGGTGGCACGCCAGCGCGATCTCTAGGCCACCGCCGAGAGCCGCACCGTTGATGGCGGCCACGACGGGCTTGCCGAGCGTCTCGAGCTTGCGCAGGTCGGCCTTGACGGCTTCGACCATGCTGAAGGCCTCGCCAGCGTTCTCCGGGCCCAGCTTGATCATGCCCTTGAGGTCACCGCCCGCGAAGAAGGTCTTCTTCGCGCTGGCGATGACGACGCCGGTGATCGAATCCTTTTCGGAGACAAGCCGTTCTACGGCGTTGTGCATTGACTCCTGGTAGTGCTCGTTCATCACATTCGCCGAGCCGGTGGGGTCGTCCAACGTCAGGGTGACGATGCCGTCGGCATCCTTGTCCCACGCAATGGTGTTCTCTGCCATGGTCTTAAACCCTCTCGATGATTGTCGCGACACCCATGCCGCCGCCGATGCACAGCGTGATGAGCGCCCGGCGCGCGTTGCGGCGCTCGAGCTCGTCGACCATGGTTCCGGTGATCATGGCGCCGGTGGCGCCGAGCGGGTGGCCCATCGCGATGGCGCCACCGTTGACGTTGAGCTTCTCGTCGGGGATGTTGAGGTCCTTCTGGAACTTCAGCACCACCGAGGCGAACGCCTCGTTCAGCTCGAACAGGTCGAT is part of the Mycolicibacterium tusciae JS617 genome and encodes:
- a CDS encoding 3-hydroxyacyl-CoA dehydrogenase NAD-binding domain-containing protein, whose protein sequence is MAENTIAWDKDADGIVTLTLDDPTGSANVMNEHYQESMHNAVERLVSEKDSITGVVIASAKKTFFAGGDLKGMIKLGPENAGEAFSMVEAVKADLRKLETLGKPVVAAINGAALGGGLEIALACHHRIIADVPGAVVGFPEVTLGLLPGGGGVARSVRMFGIQQAFMEVLSQGTRFKPGKAKDIGLVDEVLPTVDELVPAAKAWIKANPDSHTQPWDAKGYKMPGGTPSSPGLAGILPSFPALLRKQLKGAPMPAPRAILDAAVEGAQVDFDTASRIESRYFTSLVTGQTAKNMIQAFFLDLQHINGGGSRPDGIAKQEIKKIGVLGAGMMGAGIAYVSAKAGFDVVLKDVSQEAADKGKGYSEKLEAKALERGKTTQEKSDALLARITPTADAADFKGVDFVIEAVFESVELKHKVFQEIEDIVEPNALLGSNTSTLPITGLAAGVKRQEDFIGIHFFSPVDKMPLVEIIKGEKTSDEALARVFDYTLAIGKTPIVVNDSRGFFTSRVIGTFVNEALAMLGEGVAAASIEQAGSQAGYPAPPLQLSDELNLELMHKIAVASRKGVEDEGGTYTPHPAEAVVEKMIELERPSRLKGAGFYEYVDGKRTGLWPGLAEAFNSGSTDIPFQDMIDRMLFAEALETQKCLDEGVLTSTADANIGSIMGIGFPPYTGGSAQFIVGYQGALGVGKEAFVARAKELAARYGDRFNPPKSLL